Genomic window (Drosophila albomicans strain 15112-1751.03 chromosome X, ASM965048v2, whole genome shotgun sequence):
aaaaaaaaaaataaaggaaaacaacaaaaagagagatagagcgaAGAAAACTCGattcgcctcgcttcgcttcgctttgcttgTGGCAACATGTGTTGATACCGATCCGATGTCTGTTAATTGAACTGCAGGAAATGTCAACGGCAGTCACGAAAACATTGACCGCCGCcgcagccgctgccgctgccattgcGATGGCCACCGGCATGGATAATAATACGCTCTATTCCTACGATATCGCTGCCGCCAAAGACGTGCTCTATCCAGCGCATGGCGGAGCCGCCACATCGATGCCCagcaccacagcagcagcagcatccggTGTGGCAAACACCACATCGAGCATCGCATCCGCATCCGTTTCCCTCTCCCTGTCCGCCTCAGCAGCAGTtgcggcaacagcaaccgctgctgcagcagcggcagcagcagctgcaagcAGCACTGTGGAACGTGTACCAGGCTTAATGGACGCCGCTTCGGCAGCGGTCAGTCTAAATGAGACGCGGTTTCTGCTCGTCGATTATGCGACGAGCATGAACGACAGTTTCGACGACGCCTCGTATCAACAGCATTTGAGCGCCAGCGCCTGCCGCTCCATGGATGGGAATAACAGCTATTGGAATATCACTTGCGACTCGCCGTTGGGCTACGCTCTGCCGCTGTACGGCTACTGTATGCCCTTCCTGCTTATCATGACCATCATCTCGAACTCGCTGATTGTGCTGGTGCTCAGCAAGAAGAGCATGGCCACGCCCACCAATTTTGTGCTAATGGGTAAGTTCAATGAGTTATCAATTTCCGTTATAAGTGCTAAAGCGAagcaaaaagtatttaataatttcaaatatttataatgctAACAAGTAAGGAAGAAGTAATAAATAAGCTATCATTAGCTGGCTGttaaacagaaacaacagAAACACTTCTTGTTATACACTGTTGTTAttgaataaagaatttatttttttagttgtcAAAAACTAGAATTAAAAGAggaattaaaaattgtttgtttcaaataaCGCAGCAGTTAATTGTCAAGGACTTAATATCAAAAACCTTTCGTTTTAAGCATGAGTTGCgaataacaaaatgaaattaaatcgTCGtatcatatacataaatatgtagaaaaaaattatatacagccgcaaaaattaaaaacaggtcaaatttatattaacttTTGTGTTAATCCATAAATTGTGTAATATAATCTTGTTATTCCATATtcataaaagttaaattggTGTGTTTTGGGAAACCCTTTTTTAGTGCAATATTTTCAGTGGACACAATTTTAGTAAAAATTTGGTATCCGCAAATATTGCTTTAAAATAGaagatatgtatttatttcccatattgtaaaataagctcaatctggtatatttcaataagtGTTAAGATTCTTAGACTTAACTATTTGTTGTTATCAGTTATCGATTATCAAATTGTTGCTAATAGAAGTTAGTTAGTTGTATAACAAaagttatttgtttattttaaattatttaggGCTAATAACAATAGGAAGTGCATTAGAAACGTTGCATAAAgacattataaaataaaagttcttCCTTGCTATAACATCAATAAACTGCCGTGACATTTTGTTAGAGAAACCCAATTTCCGCACACGTCGCGCCTTAAAATACGTGCCACAAACTTTCGTTCGTGTATTGCTTTAGTTagtaaacagaaaaataaattaaagtcaGTTATTCTGTAAAGTAAGTAAATCTCACAAATATTGACAGCTAGGGAAAACTTTAACTTgaacacaaataaaatgaacgGGAGCTTGAATAATTCGAATTCCTTAAAGCAACAAGTGAATTCCCTCGCTGCTAATTGCAATTATCGATGACTGACATTGTATCGATAGCAGTTGCTTCATCCCCTCCAGTTTTGCCCCGAGAGCACTtttacgattattattattttcatttttgattcCCCCTCATTTCATTTAGCGAAGTGATTTGTGCTTCCCCCCGGACACTGTGTGAAACCCCCTTGATCCATTTAATGCGTCACAATGTTAAATCAGGCAGAAGTTTTGCGAGATTTCAAAAAATAGCTGGCAATGTGCGTGGCACGTTTCCCATTCCTTCAGTCCTTCAGTCCTGAGCATTCCGCGTGCCACAACTCAAGTAAATGCTGAGATATTCTAATAGCGTGTGTAATGCTAATGGCTGACTGgctgtgttgtttttttttcccttgcactgcttttgcttttctcagGGGGGCGGCTGGCTATGTGCTCTTGGTATTTGCAACTGATTTATGAAAAGTCGCTGACTATGTGGCACGAAGTTGCCTCAGACTCCCAAGGCTGTAAGTGGCTTTGACACAGACTTGAAGCTGTTAGATGTTCGCTGTTAGCTGGTTGCTTCTCCTGGACTTTCTCTGGCTAAACAtcatcacagcagcagcaacagcagcaacagcaatagcagtaGCTATCAGCAGCAGACGATTCAATTTGAGCTGCGTGTCAATGCAATTTGTAGCAGCAGATTACTTAACCCATCACACCACTCAGCTGAACTGAAGCAAAGTGTGCGCAAAGAAAATATGGAGTTGAAAGTTGGACAGTTGTAAGCCCTAAAGTTTGTGCCATAATGACATTTCGTTCGCCTGTTTTGCCGGCTTTTCATCAGAGGAGAGTATAAACTGACAAATGACACTGTCAGCTATACCGGCTGTCAATGGGTTAAGCTGCCCGATGAGATGCGTTGCGATGTCCGGGTGGAGGGCAAATACAATGTAGAACAGAAACAGGGGGCTAATCGCATTTGCCTCTGCCTCGGAAACTGGAACTCGATGTGAACGAGAAGGGCAAGAAGGGCACGAGGCGAGTTAAGCGACGATAAATGACAGCAGACCAAACATGAAATGAACTTTGTGTCGCCCGAAacgacacaacaacagcagttgaCTGTAACTTAAACGGACGCTGAACACGAAACTCCCATGGGGCCAAAGGTCGGGTCAGGCAGAGGCCGACACCGACACAACGAAAGCACGAGGACAAGGACGAAAGCAAGAACAAGaacgagaatgagaacgaGGTAGAGACTGGCGCACGGGGCGTATGATGAACTTGAACTTGACTGCACTTGGCCAGTTCGAAAGGTAATACAAAACTGATTAGAGGATCCCTATTcccacctctctctctctctctctctcttttgctgttGGCCAACTAATTACAggtattaattcaattaaatctGAAGTAAGCAGTATTGCAGCTCTGATTCAATCAGTTGTCCACTTAGCGCAGCACTCAAGTGcgaaacagagacagaaagagtGGAAGAGTGAAAGGGAATCAAAAGTCGACTAGTTTCACATTTTGacttttcattcttttctctcgtgtatttcattttttgttttgtgccgAGTCAGccataaattgtatattccatatttattgcctcctttgcttttttgttgtttctttttatacccgtcaCCCAAAGGGAGAAGGgtgttttaaatttgtgccaacacaatctggaatattttgtactctaaaGTACAAATTCCAAATACCGattgatataccaattattgtctattggtatattatagtGTTTTAtgagtatattaatttagtagattttaggaaaaaataaattaattaaatgtatataccgaaaaaatactaagagaTACAAATATTATAGTGATCATAGCCAATTATAGtcttttggtgtattttagtattttatgagtatataaaataagtatgttatataaatactaaGATTTACCGATACTCTAGtgatatacaaattattgctttcggtatattaatttagtatattttaatcaaaataccgcactcttttaatttaattcaaaatggatagcgggtatctcacagtcgagcgtACTTGACTATAGCTTTTTACGtggtttttcttgttgtgGGCACATGACATTGGGGTAAATTGTTGGCTTAGCCCCAGAGTAGGGAATCCTTGTGTGTGAGGAACTAAACTAGTTTTTAAGCCGAAAAATAAGTTGGTCATCTAGTGTTTAAGCCATTGGCTAACacaatttgtcaatttgttgttCTCTATTTTTATCTATGtacattgttgttattctaACTCTGTTGTTTGGCATTTCCTTTCAGGCATGGCCATATGCGATATGCTGACGGTTGTTTTCCCCGCCCCCGGCCTCTGGTATATGTACACATTCGGCAATCATTATAAGCCGATGCATCCGGTCTCATTTTGTCTGGCCTACAGCATTTTCAATGAGGTAAGTAAACAGCACTCTTCTTGTAGGCTACACAAATACCCTATCAAAGGATATGAGCTTCATTTCATGCTCAGCcaacatgcatacatacatacataactaaACACATTCTAATGAAATTTGCAAGATACGCAGACAATTTAATTAGCCACAAATATGCTTATGAATTTTTAACATCAATtcaaacatttatattaaataactcAACATAGAAATTAAGCTGGTggcataattattatttgatgtaCACAAAAAGTCAATTATCATTGAGTGAATAAGCAAAGCGGTAGTCTATAAATACTTTACAACAATTGCTTGTCgttattaatgaaatgaatctAATAAACACATggcaaactgaaactgaatttAATAACCATAACGCTGTAATAATCCGTTTCGTAGGCAGATTGAGCTAGTGAAAAGCTAAGCAAACTCAACTGAGATGAAAAGGAGGATGTTACGTTCCTCTTTTTCGCCCTCCTCTTGTTACACATACCATTTAGATGGGAGAGTGTTGTAGGATGGGAAGGAACAGTGAGAAGGGAGGGTAGGAGAAATGTACACACTGCATAACAAAATTCGAGTAGCAAAGCAGCAGACAGAAGTAGTGGAAGAATCTTAATTGCTTAGCCAAGTTCAAGAGGGATCCAGAGTTTTAGGGTTTGAGATGAGTACTGTTTGCTCTAGGCCTGCAGGCAAAAGAGATAGATatacacaaagagagagagagagagagagggagagtgagacGGAGAAAATGGTGGGGGAGTTAGGCACTCATTGACCTAAATAAAATGCTTGGCTGCAAGCTGGCAAGTTGGCTTTCTTTTGTCTCGCTTCTCGCATGATGATGTATGATGTGTGTTATCGcctatcgttatcgttatcgctaTCGCATTTGCTGCTACGTTACGTTTTGCACTCTGCTTGTCATTTCTGTCAGCATAATGAAAGAAGTATTTCACATGCCACCTGACAAAAACACAGTGCCCCATCCTCGTGTTGCATcgataacaaacaaaataatgtcgcacacacacacattcagactaacattcacattcgcattcattcattcactcacGCATTCATTCATGCGTTCGCTCGTTTGCTACACTCACACTTATTCAATCTTTTTACATTATCATGCCCCAAACAGTCCGCACTCCACACTCCACACACTCCACGTCTATGTTGCACGTTTGCCTTGATTaatcaacattttcaatttatggcACTCGCTTTTTTGGAGGGGGGCGAAGCGGAGTTGGCGAAAGATGGCGGCATAAAGCAAAACTGTTTACTCACTTCAACTGGAGTAGTGTCGAGCTGATAAAATGtgcccattgttgttgtcgctgctgttgtcgttgccattgttgctgctggcagctACGTGCTGTGACCGGGCTCCCAGGGGATTTGTACCAGCTAAATTCCATGCTGTGCCTccctcccttcccttcccctttTGGCTAGTTGAACGTGGGGCTAGTTGGAGCTGCTGATGGGAGAGGGggaaggagagggagagaaataTCTCTGGCTATCTGCGTATGACGGCCATAAAATTCAACTCACATACACAGCATAGAGAGGGGGGGAGGAGGAAGCTGGTAATAACCACCAGGCGGCCATTGCATTGCTCAACTTGAagatttttgtttcatttcccCTAGAAAATTTATATGTGCTCCATGTACTCGACGCGCGTTCTACAAAAAGTCGCCCTCTAtttgtatctctctctcttgggtGGCGCATTTAATGGCCATGTTAATGTGGCAGGGATGAGCTGAAAGAGGACACAACAACTCCTTGTTACGACTGCTTGAAAAACAAGCtcataacagcagcagcagcagtagcaacaacaagagacaAAGTAAATCTGACGGCTGCTGTAATTGTAGTTGTGTCGAGGCAGGAGAGTGGAGGGAGAGACTGCTCATAAATCGGATTAGTTTACAGTTGTGCGGaacgaaaaatgtaaatggaaCTGAGTGCGATTATGATTGCCATCACCGAGTACTTCAATATTGGTTTGCATAGTTACAGGTGCATGCATTTTGTATCGCATTTTGTATCGCATCACATCGCATGGCACTTAGCACAAAAGCCTCAAGTTGTAGTTGTCTATTTGCTGTTCACATCTTCACTTAGCCATTTTCTTTCTCTccattaacacacacacactcacatgcatACTCTTGCAATTCGTATTCACACTCATACGGACAATCACCCATTTAATATTTGACTTATACTTTTGCGCCCTTGTATGCTTACAGATGATGCCTGCCATGTGCCACACCATCTCTGTCTGGCTGACTTTGGCTCTGGCCGTGCAAAGGTAAATATGCAATAAAGGCTTATGCCTCTCTTCCTCacctctatctctatctctacgCTCAGCTGAGCATCAGCTATTTTCCCATAACACATCGCGACGCAAATCCCTTTTGCATGTGAACTATAttcataatacaaaataacttaaatgtGTGAATTTTGAATCGAAGcttaacatttaaatgatcaatattcaattggaatttatactaagtataaatacataaacattTCACTCTAGTTTTTTCcttaataaactttaatctATTGCTTTAAAATATCCCTTTTCCATAAAAgcaaatactttatatatatacttagcTTTAAtcgcaaaaagaaataaaatgattccAAAATTCAGCACTTTAagcaaataatacaaataagtGTACGAAATAAGCCCAAAGTTCATACACATTTGctctttaaataaacattattttttgtatgtattggatatattttaattataataacaaatacaattcCTTATTGCCAGTGCGACTAAGACCTTCAGTCTATATACATAAACTTTAATCTTTTACTGTAAGATATTCACATCTTGCACAATAAGCAATAGAACAAATCAAAgcttaaatttcaatagaaGAAACGtattaataactttttaaaGAGAACtatagaaatgaaaatttcactCTAGTTGCCCCTCAAATAAATAGAAGCATGATATTAACTTGACCGTAATAAAACTTAATACCAATAAAATCTTTTAAGTATACGATATAATCCAAAACTCAACTCTATTTTCCCCATTACCAAACTTTAACCTGAATCTGGTTGCTACAGCAAAATAAGCAGCAACTTTGGCTCCAATCGCAATACGCTTTCTCCCCTTTTTATTGCCACTTCGAGTTGGACTCCAATTAGCAGTCgcattgcaattgcagaaTCCACTctcagtttttgttgttcccGCTTGCAACGATGAGGCACTTCAGCTCACTCACTTCATTTCGATCATAACGAGGTAATACTGCACTTGCTGCAAGAGCACTTGAGCTCTGCAACAGGAATTCCAATTGCAACTCCACTGCGAGCATATCACAGCATGAAGCACATTAATAATGTCATAAGAACACATTCTTTCACATACCAACTTGATGACTGGTTGACTTGCTGGCTGGTTGACTGGttgactggctgactgactggctgacagcatgactggctgactggctgacaGACTGAGTTCTTGACTTGTCAATGCcgcaataaatcaaaatgcgGCCTCACAGAGTTTTGCACGTCGTCGTCCTGCTGTCGATACGCTCCCACAGTTGCCAATGCCAAATACAAATGATAcgtgctctgtgtgtgttagtCTGGCGACTGGCTaacgctgcgtatgagtaatgtgcGTGCTGAAGCATCGCACGGCCAATAGCAAAAGGCGTTGACGCAAAAAAgaacacagacaaacacacacgcacacacacacgcacacacacacacgcacacacacacacgcacacattagatgtatgtgtgttttgtgtgcagCTCAATCAATCGCATTTGTTTCGCAAATCTCTTCTTGCCAATTtctgtagcatacttttcgcGGCTCACTTAAACGAATGAAAAGCCAGAACTACAAGTAGTTCGAAATCAAAGGACTCGCAGCCTTTTACGTTAATGAAATCGAATTATCGATCAGTATAAAACCTTCTGCTAGTGGGTGTCATTAAATACTCTTCGAATGAACTGcgtatttttctgtttttcatAAGAAAAGCAACTTTAAGCCTGTAGCAACGCAGACTTGCAAATTTACCCCGGTTTATGGTCaataacagaaaaatattaagtctgcttacacatttttttatagcttAAGCTGTGAAGCATCACATCTTCCACTATTTAACAGACTCACGTAGTTTTCACTTGATATATATTAAAGCTGACACCTTAAGTCATTTCGTGCTTCTTAATTTGTCTGCCAATTAACGATTTTCTTTGCGAGCtctgtgtgtatttatgtCCTTTCGGCAACCACAACTCGCTTGCATCGCtgtctttatattttcatttcgcaaTCAGTTCGCATGGCTCAAAATGTCAGACTTTATTGGCAGTGcgattttttttgcttgttttaaaCCTGAAATTACTTTATGCAAAgagctataaataaaaaccgTCGAAAGGATATGAAGGGATGCTGCGATAGAGTAAGAAAGGGATCAACTTGTAggctttaaatgttttatattcatattaaaaaaaaaaaaacaaaacaaaacaataaactaaTATGAAATTGGCAACATAAATCGTAagcatgtgtgtatataaaattcgtataaaatacaaaagcaacaacaacaaattcaagtGGCACAGCCAGTGAAACTGAAATGAATGGACAGCGGCGGAGGAGGACGACGTCGAGCACTGTATAAGGACTATAAGGACCACTCGAAAGCCAACGCATTGTTCTATTAACTCATGTGTGGGATCATAAATTTTACAgctttgcaaataaattttcaaaacccactgaaaaacaacaacagaggagccaaaaaaaaaaaaaattgaaataacaaaacgAGAGTAAAGAAAGAGAAATTTCTATGAAAATagtcataaatatttgcgcCATTATGCGACTTGGACCGCTTCAAGTGGTCGCTCGATGACTGCGTGTGTGagttagtgtgtgtgtatgcagcAAATAGCTAAATAATATGTTGTGGCAGGGGACACATTGAACAACGTCCGTCCATCCCTTTTTAGCGAGCATTTCTCTAAAATGCGTTGAAAATGGCTCGAAGGACAAATAGCGCGATAAAACAGTCAacgtttattgttattattgctttcatttgttgttgtttttattgttgttgttgttgttgttgttgctgtcaacTTATTGTGTTTCAAGTGATTTTATGGGCATTCCATGTGCCACAAGTAGAAAAATGGCAACGTCAACGTTGCCAAGCGTTGCTGTTGGCTGCACTTCAGCAActcaatatgaaatatgtgtgactgtgtgtgcgtgtgtatgtgtctgtgttggAATTGAATGAGTAAATGAATATCATGAGTATGAAATGAATAAGTAACTTGTTGCCTAGCGGTTAACAAAGctccaaaatgccaaagttaTAGTCAAGGAAACCTGATAAGTTCCGTTCCGTAATGAAAACGAACACAGACTTTATATTCGacagtaaataaattcatgAAAACATGTTTAATGAAATGATTCAATTTATACGCTactttcataaaaaaaaaacttaaaaaattcttttgattttagctaccataatattttacatgaaattttgttttatctttGCAAAGCGACATTCTTAAATAtgttatgcataaatatttttgatatttgatatCTAAGCATATTTCCAGCTTAAAATGacaaataacatttaaatatgcaactttgtaaatagattttaattttaacttagAAAAGTGATATTATTTCATATGAAAAGaataattaagaattttataattttgttctaCTTTCTCT
Coding sequences:
- the LOC117568048 gene encoding sex peptide receptor, coding for MSTAVTKTLTAAAAAAAAIAMATGMDNNTLYSYDIAAAKDVLYPAHGGAATSMPSTTAAAASGVANTTSSIASASVSLSLSASAAVAATATAAAAAAAAAASSTVERVPGLMDAASAAVSLNETRFLLVDYATSMNDSFDDASYQQHLSASACRSMDGNNSYWNITCDSPLGYALPLYGYCMPFLLIMTIISNSLIVLVLSKKSMATPTNFVLMGMAICDMLTVVFPAPGLWYMYTFGNHYKPMHPVSFCLAYSIFNEMMPAMCHTISVWLTLALAVQRYIYVCHAPMARTWCTMPRVKRCTFYIALLAFLHQLPRFFDRTYLPMDIEWNGNLTEVCHVETSLWVHEYIGVDLYYTSYYLFRVLFVHFLPCIILVTLNILLFAALRQAQERRKLLFRENRKKECKKLRDSNCTTLMLIVVVTVFLIAEIPIAVVTSMHIVSSLIIEFLDYGIANIFIMLTNFFLVLSYPINFGIYCGMSRQFRETFKEIFMGRMAGKKDSSSKYSMVNGQRTCTNTNETVL